The nucleotide sequence GCCATCGCCGCCGGGGCCACGCGCATCGACGCCGCCTGCGCGGGCCTGGGTGCCGGTGCCGGCAACACGCCGATGGAAGTGCTGGTGGCGGTCTGCGACCGCATGGGCATCGAAACCGGCGTCAGCGTATTCGGCATTCAGGATGTCGCCGAAGACCTGGTGGTGCCGATCATGGACTTCCCCATCCGCAGCGACCGCGACGCCCTGACCATGGGCTATGCCGGGGTCTACGGTTCGTTCCTGCTGTTCGCCAAGCGCGCGGAGAAGAAGTACGGCGTGTCGGCGCGGGAAATCCTCGTCGAGATGGGCCGCCGCGGCATGGTCGGCGGTCAGGAAGACATGATCGAAGACACCGCCATGACCTTGGCCAAACAGCGCGCCAGCGCTTAAGAGTCGTGCCCGGTTCGAGTCACCTCGAACCGGGCGCCAAGGAATTCCCTATGTCCAGCGCGCAATCCGCGACCGCCGGCTGGCGCAGCCATGGCTTGCTGTGCCTGATTGCCATGGTCTTTGCCGACAACTTCGTCGGGCGGCAGATCCTGGCGGTCATGATCGAGCCGATCAAGCTCGAGTTCGGCGTCGGCGACACGGCAATGGGCTTGATTTCCGGGCTGGCCTTCGCGGCGGTATACGCCGTGCTCGCCCTGCCGGCCGGCCGCCTGGCCGATCGCATGCCGCGCACTCGCCTGCTGGCCATGTCCTGCCTGCTGTGGGCCCTGGCTACCATGGCCTGCGGCCTGGCCGGCAGCTTCCTGGTGCTGGCCGTCGCGCGGATGCTCGTGGCAGTGAGCGAGTCGCCGACCACTTCGGCGTCGATGTCGATCATCGCCGACCTATATCCCCCCCATCGACGCTCGTTCGCCATCAGTTGTTTCACCGCTGCACCGACCTTCTCCGCCATCATCGGCCTGAGTGTCGGCGCCTGGGTGGTCGACAACTATGGTTGGCGCACGGCATTTATTGCCATCGGCCTGCCCGCGCTGCTGTTTTCCAGCCTGCTGGCGTTCATGGTCCGTGAGCCCGCGCGTGGCCGCTGGGATTTGGCCAACGCCCATGCGGCGCACCCGCTGCAAGGCATGGCCAGTGAAGCGGGCAACCTCTGGGCCATGCCCGCCTACCGCTGCCTGATTCTCGCCTGCGGCCTGACCACCCTCAGCTCCTATGCCATCGGCATGTGGAACACCAGCTTTCTGGTGCGCTCCCATGATCTGTCGCTACAACATGCGGGATTGCTGGCCGGGGTGATTTGCGGCACCACCGCCGGTATCGGCGGGCTGTTCAGTGGCTGGCTGAGCGATCATCTGACGCAACGCAATCGCCATTGGCAAATCGGCATTCCGGTAATTGGACACCTGACCGCCATCGCGGCATTGACCGCTTACCTGTTGTGGCCGAGCGCGCTGCTGGTACAGATCGGTAGCGTGCCGGTGCCCAGCGCCATGCTCTGGTGCGCGCTCTACAGCTTCTTCGCCGTATGGTGGGTGGCGCCCTCGTACAATCTGGTGACCCAGTTGGTACCAGCGAATCGGCGCGGCACCGCCATGGCCCTGCAGACCATCGTCTCCACCCTGCTCGGCATCGGCATCGGCCCACTGCTCACCGGCCTGTTCAGCGATGCCTTGCAGCCACTGTTTGGTATCGAGTCGCTGCGCTATGCATTGCTGCTGGTGATTCTGCCGGTTGTCGGCTCGCTGTACTTGCTATATCGCACCTACGAGCTGACGCGTGGTGAGTTACGCAGCCTTCCTGCTTATAGCCACTGACCCTCGCGCACAAGCCCCGCTTGAGCATCTTGCCGGCTGCGACAGCGGCAGACTCGATGCTCTTCGGGCTGCGCAACCCCTCAAAGAAACCAGCGGTATTCGCGCGCGCTGATCTCCTGCATG is from Pseudomonas sp. LS44 and encodes:
- a CDS encoding MFS transporter, producing the protein MSSAQSATAGWRSHGLLCLIAMVFADNFVGRQILAVMIEPIKLEFGVGDTAMGLISGLAFAAVYAVLALPAGRLADRMPRTRLLAMSCLLWALATMACGLAGSFLVLAVARMLVAVSESPTTSASMSIIADLYPPHRRSFAISCFTAAPTFSAIIGLSVGAWVVDNYGWRTAFIAIGLPALLFSSLLAFMVREPARGRWDLANAHAAHPLQGMASEAGNLWAMPAYRCLILACGLTTLSSYAIGMWNTSFLVRSHDLSLQHAGLLAGVICGTTAGIGGLFSGWLSDHLTQRNRHWQIGIPVIGHLTAIAALTAYLLWPSALLVQIGSVPVPSAMLWCALYSFFAVWWVAPSYNLVTQLVPANRRGTAMALQTIVSTLLGIGIGPLLTGLFSDALQPLFGIESLRYALLLVILPVVGSLYLLYRTYELTRGELRSLPAYSH